A stretch of the Sorangium aterium genome encodes the following:
- a CDS encoding phosphopantetheine-binding protein, whose product MLPRRDVLMNAQDVRQKLKELMVEELNLEGKTPADIDDAAPLFGAGLGLDSLDALQLAMSVEERFGVRIPEGDEARPIFASVDALVAHIVKSTAAA is encoded by the coding sequence GTGCTACCCCGCAGGGACGTGCTCATGAACGCGCAGGACGTGCGGCAGAAGTTAAAAGAACTCATGGTCGAGGAGTTGAACCTCGAGGGGAAGACGCCGGCCGACATCGACGACGCCGCGCCGCTGTTCGGCGCAGGGCTGGGCCTCGATTCGCTGGACGCGCTCCAGCTCGCCATGAGCGTGGAGGAGCGCTTCGGCGTCCGCATCCCGGAGGGCGACGAAGCGAGGCCGATCTTCGCATCGGTGGACGCGCTCGTGGCCCACATCGTCAAGTCGACCGCGGCGGCGTGA
- a CDS encoding RNA polymerase sigma factor, which yields MQQLVEHGPLLERPSFETVYTVGLSFLRQALRWLGVAERDIDDVLQDVMLAAYHALDRFDPRRCPDEARAGHHPCGHAPSLERGAPQTASPLGEPLRRWLFGIAWRQVGHYRERAYRRREIAVGAGASWPFELADPGLTSEQLLAREQSGQLVGRLLGAIDTERRVVLIMHDLLDVTTADIARDLDVNENTVRNRLRLAREDFRVAVKRMNAEDRRALHHPLSLPVAERSRAADEESLMSTARLIPEVPDALRRRIWLAVMRAIAEAHAAGPSAQACAAPAP from the coding sequence ATGCAACAGCTTGTTGAGCATGGGCCCTTGCTGGAGCGGCCCAGCTTCGAGACCGTGTACACTGTCGGGCTGTCGTTCCTCCGACAAGCGCTCCGCTGGCTCGGGGTGGCAGAGCGCGACATCGACGACGTCCTGCAAGACGTCATGCTCGCTGCGTATCACGCGCTGGATCGCTTCGATCCGAGGCGCTGCCCCGACGAGGCGCGCGCGGGACATCACCCCTGCGGGCACGCCCCAAGCTTGGAGCGCGGGGCGCCACAAACCGCGAGCCCGCTCGGCGAGCCCCTCAGGCGCTGGCTGTTCGGCATCGCCTGGCGACAGGTCGGCCATTATCGCGAGCGCGCCTACCGCCGCCGAGAGATCGCGGTCGGCGCCGGGGCGAGCTGGCCGTTCGAGCTCGCCGACCCCGGCTTGACCTCGGAACAGCTGCTCGCGCGCGAGCAAAGCGGCCAGCTCGTCGGCAGGCTGCTCGGCGCGATCGACACCGAGCGACGCGTGGTCTTGATCATGCACGATCTGCTCGATGTGACGACCGCCGACATCGCGCGCGACCTGGACGTGAACGAGAACACGGTGCGCAACCGCCTCCGGCTGGCCCGCGAAGACTTCCGCGTGGCGGTGAAGCGCATGAACGCCGAGGACCGACGCGCGCTCCACCATCCGTTGAGCCTCCCGGTCGCCGAGCGCTCCCGCGCGGCCGACGAAGAGTCGCTCATGAGCACGGCCAGGCTCATCCCCGAGGTGCCGGACGCACTCCGGCGCAGGATCTGGCTCGCGGTCATGCGCGCGATCGCCGAGGCGCACGCCGCCGGTCCGAGCGCACAGGCCTGCGCCGCGCCGGCCCCGTAG
- a CDS encoding enoyl-CoA hydratase/isomerase family protein, giving the protein MALVDYATSAGVALLTLNDPPVNGYTHEMMKDLDAAILEARFDNDVHVIVITGHGEKFFCAGANINMLRESDPTFKYYFCLHANETLSRLEHTPKLCIAALNGHTVGGGLEIAMACDLRIARKGAGKVGLPEVTLGVLPGTGGTQRLARLIGKSRAIQLMCEGQTFDFETALAVGLVNDVWETASHDEFMDRILAYSHTFTLPDRAALAVGRIKRAVQTGFEVGLEQGLALERELQAELFASEDAREGLAAYMEKRKPVFQGK; this is encoded by the coding sequence ATGGCCCTCGTCGACTACGCCACCTCTGCAGGCGTCGCGCTGCTTACCCTCAATGATCCGCCGGTCAACGGCTACACCCACGAGATGATGAAGGACCTCGACGCGGCCATCCTCGAGGCCCGCTTCGACAACGATGTCCATGTCATCGTCATCACCGGGCACGGCGAAAAGTTCTTCTGCGCAGGAGCGAACATCAACATGCTCCGCGAGTCGGACCCGACGTTCAAATACTACTTCTGTCTCCACGCGAACGAGACGTTGAGCCGCCTCGAGCACACGCCGAAGCTCTGCATCGCCGCGCTGAACGGCCACACCGTGGGCGGTGGTCTCGAGATCGCGATGGCCTGTGATCTCCGCATCGCCCGCAAAGGCGCAGGCAAGGTCGGGCTCCCCGAGGTCACGCTGGGCGTCCTGCCAGGCACAGGAGGCACCCAGCGCCTCGCCAGGCTCATCGGTAAATCGCGGGCGATCCAGCTGATGTGCGAGGGGCAGACGTTCGATTTCGAGACAGCGCTCGCGGTTGGCCTGGTCAATGATGTCTGGGAGACGGCCTCCCATGACGAGTTCATGGACCGGATCCTCGCGTACAGCCACACGTTCACGCTCCCGGATCGCGCGGCGCTGGCGGTCGGGCGCATCAAGCGCGCCGTTCAGACAGGCTTCGAGGTAGGGCTCGAACAGGGGCTCGCCCTCGAACGAGAGCTCCAGGCCGAGCTGTTCGCGTCGGAGGACGCCCGCGAGGGGCTCGCCGCCTACATGGAGAAGCGGAAGCCGGTGTTCCAAGGCAAGTGA
- a CDS encoding beta-ketoacyl synthase N-terminal-like domain-containing protein: MSDACVIASGAVSALGLGPLAYRVPRAGEPAPVAITRDEELARAGLLRPFAARAPADLGVAPGADRATDLLKAALSQTLAALEGARPGFRGERIGVALGTSSGGMLTAERFFAARAEGADAGSLAALASGATYFAPFNDALAAFGLERTPLRTHLLAACAASTLAIGLGLRWLDRDACDLVLAGGYDALSTFVAAGFEALRATTASRSRPFRIGRDGMALGEGAAVVALVREDRLRGAPVIVRVAGFGASTDAVHITAPDRTGSGLARAGAAALADAGWPASRVGLISAHATATPYNDAMESRAIAALLSRGAVQGGSGTLPGADALPPVVHPFKAQIGHTLGAAGALETLAAAAALEASIAPPAASEGELDPDAPAHLLERAEPRPLSSALKLSAAFGGANAALLLTSSASGRRPRRPRAVVLRAHARVTGSDLGRLAEATGIARDRLARLDALCRLGLTAVAALAAIVGADRLRGAGIVAGHALATIDTNDTYDARRRARGARFVEPRLFPATSPNAIAGECAIAYQLTGPSFAVGAGLGGALEALRAAADLVASSDADRMVVLAADDAGPVARELLSLTGARHRALASGAVALLLQADPGDDERLRKVDPDLSVDHDGPVGHLALLRWLEEHA, from the coding sequence ATGAGCGACGCCTGCGTCATCGCCTCGGGCGCCGTCTCGGCGCTCGGCCTCGGCCCTCTCGCGTACCGCGTCCCTCGGGCTGGCGAGCCTGCGCCTGTCGCGATCACGCGCGACGAGGAGCTGGCGCGCGCCGGCCTGCTGCGGCCCTTCGCCGCGCGCGCGCCCGCGGACCTCGGCGTCGCTCCGGGCGCCGATCGCGCCACGGACCTGCTGAAGGCGGCGCTCTCGCAGACCCTCGCGGCGCTGGAGGGCGCGCGCCCGGGCTTTCGTGGCGAGCGCATCGGCGTCGCCCTCGGCACCTCCAGCGGCGGCATGCTCACCGCGGAGCGGTTCTTCGCCGCGCGCGCCGAGGGGGCCGACGCCGGCTCGCTCGCCGCGCTGGCCTCGGGCGCGACCTATTTCGCGCCGTTCAATGATGCGCTCGCCGCGTTCGGGCTCGAGCGGACCCCGCTGCGCACGCACCTGCTCGCGGCCTGTGCGGCGAGCACCCTGGCGATCGGCCTCGGTCTCCGCTGGCTCGATCGCGACGCCTGCGATCTCGTGCTCGCCGGCGGCTACGACGCCCTCAGCACCTTCGTCGCCGCCGGCTTCGAGGCGCTCCGCGCGACCACGGCGTCCAGGTCGCGCCCGTTTCGGATCGGCCGTGACGGCATGGCGCTCGGCGAGGGCGCCGCCGTCGTCGCCCTCGTCCGCGAGGACCGTCTCCGCGGCGCCCCGGTGATCGTCCGCGTCGCCGGCTTCGGCGCGTCCACGGACGCGGTGCACATCACCGCCCCGGATCGAACCGGATCGGGGCTCGCGCGCGCCGGCGCCGCGGCGCTCGCCGACGCCGGGTGGCCTGCATCGCGCGTCGGTCTCATCAGCGCCCACGCCACGGCGACGCCTTACAACGACGCGATGGAGTCGCGCGCGATCGCCGCGCTGCTCTCGCGTGGCGCCGTGCAGGGCGGCTCGGGCACGCTGCCGGGCGCGGATGCGCTTCCGCCGGTGGTCCACCCGTTCAAGGCTCAGATCGGGCACACGCTCGGGGCCGCGGGCGCGCTCGAGACGCTCGCCGCCGCGGCCGCCCTCGAGGCGTCCATCGCTCCGCCGGCGGCCTCCGAAGGCGAGCTCGACCCCGACGCTCCGGCTCACCTGCTCGAGCGCGCCGAGCCCCGCCCGCTCTCCTCGGCGCTCAAGCTCTCGGCGGCGTTCGGCGGCGCCAACGCCGCCCTCTTGCTCACGTCCTCCGCGAGCGGGCGCCGGCCGCGGCGCCCCCGCGCCGTGGTTCTCCGCGCGCACGCGCGCGTGACGGGCTCCGATCTCGGGCGCCTCGCCGAGGCGACCGGCATCGCGCGCGATCGCCTCGCGCGCCTCGACGCGCTCTGCCGGCTCGGGCTGACGGCGGTGGCAGCGCTCGCCGCCATCGTCGGCGCCGATCGCTTGCGGGGCGCCGGCATCGTCGCGGGCCACGCGCTCGCCACGATCGACACCAACGATACCTACGACGCCCGCCGGCGCGCGCGCGGAGCCCGCTTCGTCGAGCCGCGCCTCTTCCCTGCGACGTCGCCGAACGCGATCGCGGGCGAGTGCGCCATCGCGTACCAGCTCACCGGGCCGAGCTTCGCGGTAGGCGCCGGGCTCGGCGGCGCGCTGGAGGCGCTCCGCGCCGCGGCCGATCTCGTCGCGTCCTCGGACGCCGACCGCATGGTCGTCCTCGCGGCCGACGACGCCGGGCCGGTCGCACGAGAGCTGCTCAGCCTCACCGGCGCCCGGCACCGCGCGCTCGCCAGCGGCGCCGTCGCGCTCCTCCTGCAGGCGGATCCCGGCGACGACGAGCGCCTGCGCAAGGTCGATCCCGACCTTTCTGTCGACCACGACGGGCCGGTCGGCCACCTCGCCCTCCTCCGCTGGCTCGAGGAGCACGCGTAG
- a CDS encoding beta-ketoacyl-[acyl-carrier-protein] synthase family protein, which yields MRIWVTGIGVVSPLARGASETMDRLIAGERAFAPLSLFEIPGTRGRIAAEVRDLSPEEVAPPGEAEGWSRTDAMAVLSAREALAHAGIDPRAVPVDLVVGGTTAGMFETEDLLAWLSHDPSAIAPLKRMLSHPLSSTADHVRAAVGPFRRVRSVCSACSSGANAILLGAAWLRAGLSTRVLAGGADGLCRLTYTGFGALAAVDPEPCRPFDRRRAGLNLGEAAAFLLLESEDAARARGAEPIVELRGWATGAEAHHITNPEREGRTAARVMRDALRCAALTPSDLDYVNAHGTATPLNDVMESAALRACLGPEVSRIAVSSSKGQIGHTLGAAGAIEAAITALAVARGVMPPTGGLEEVDPECQLVHLKEAREAPIRSAMSNSFGFGGTDSVLVLAQPGRFPPPLDAGSAPRRRSVVVTAAATIGPLGVLASRGGAAYLEPGPPPAEGAIPFNTAAHLDLARARRLDRAGRLTTAAILTALSDAGLGGAVQADAGAGDPAADVAPSRTLPGAIVGASFGSVDASTAYMRRIYDKGAKYASPADFPNLVPSSPVGHASIYLGLRGPVFAMADLGATAEAAMVTAIELITAGEGEVLAAGSVEETSPMIERCLGPICSQVVSSGVRSEGAAVLLFESAARARERGARPVATVSWWNSWRGDGVGMLVGAPAPARLGAPGESALRAQATVPSPAAVFVGREEERLAACLHGSPWAEVPRTLLAPRSGDHEGAGGFAAAAAVAALACRDLASVLVLGGAPDRGYAILLVAPGDA from the coding sequence GTGCGCATCTGGGTGACGGGCATCGGGGTCGTCTCGCCCCTGGCGCGCGGGGCGAGCGAGACGATGGACCGGCTCATCGCAGGAGAGCGGGCCTTCGCGCCGCTCTCCTTGTTCGAGATCCCCGGGACGCGCGGGCGCATCGCCGCGGAGGTCCGCGACCTCTCCCCCGAGGAGGTCGCTCCGCCCGGCGAGGCGGAAGGGTGGTCTCGGACCGACGCGATGGCCGTGCTCTCGGCCCGCGAGGCGCTCGCGCACGCGGGCATCGATCCGAGGGCCGTTCCGGTCGACCTGGTGGTCGGCGGGACGACCGCCGGGATGTTCGAGACGGAGGATTTGCTCGCCTGGCTGTCGCACGACCCCAGCGCGATCGCCCCCCTGAAGCGGATGCTCTCGCATCCGCTCTCCTCGACGGCCGACCATGTCCGCGCCGCCGTCGGTCCGTTCCGGCGGGTGAGGAGCGTCTGCAGCGCCTGCTCGAGCGGCGCGAACGCCATCTTGCTGGGGGCGGCCTGGCTCCGCGCCGGCCTCTCCACCCGCGTGCTCGCGGGGGGCGCCGACGGCCTGTGCCGGCTGACCTACACCGGCTTCGGCGCGCTCGCGGCCGTCGATCCGGAGCCGTGCCGCCCGTTCGATCGGCGGCGCGCCGGCCTGAACCTCGGCGAAGCCGCGGCGTTCCTGCTCCTCGAGTCCGAGGACGCCGCGCGCGCGCGCGGCGCGGAGCCGATCGTCGAGCTCCGCGGATGGGCGACCGGCGCCGAGGCTCATCACATCACCAACCCCGAGCGCGAGGGGCGCACCGCCGCGCGCGTCATGCGCGACGCTCTCCGGTGCGCGGCGCTCACGCCCTCGGATCTGGATTACGTCAACGCGCACGGCACCGCGACGCCGTTGAACGACGTCATGGAGAGCGCCGCCCTGCGCGCCTGCCTCGGCCCAGAGGTGAGCCGCATCGCGGTCTCCTCCTCGAAGGGGCAGATCGGGCACACGCTCGGCGCAGCGGGCGCGATCGAGGCGGCGATCACCGCCCTCGCCGTCGCGCGTGGCGTGATGCCCCCGACCGGCGGCCTCGAAGAGGTCGATCCGGAGTGCCAGCTCGTGCACCTCAAGGAGGCGCGCGAGGCGCCGATCCGGTCGGCGATGTCGAACTCCTTCGGCTTCGGCGGCACGGACAGCGTGCTCGTGCTCGCGCAGCCCGGCCGTTTCCCGCCGCCGCTCGACGCCGGCAGCGCGCCCCGGCGGCGCTCGGTCGTCGTGACCGCGGCCGCGACGATCGGCCCGCTGGGCGTCCTCGCGTCCCGTGGCGGCGCCGCGTATCTCGAGCCTGGCCCTCCGCCAGCGGAAGGGGCCATCCCCTTCAACACGGCCGCGCACCTCGATCTCGCGCGGGCGAGGCGGCTCGACCGAGCTGGCCGGCTGACGACGGCCGCGATCCTCACGGCCCTCTCGGATGCCGGGCTCGGTGGCGCGGTGCAGGCCGATGCCGGCGCGGGCGATCCGGCGGCCGACGTCGCGCCGAGCCGCACCCTTCCCGGCGCCATCGTCGGCGCGTCCTTTGGCAGCGTCGACGCCTCGACCGCCTACATGCGACGCATCTACGACAAGGGCGCGAAGTACGCGAGCCCCGCCGATTTTCCGAACCTGGTCCCCTCGTCGCCGGTCGGGCATGCCTCCATCTACCTGGGCCTACGTGGCCCGGTGTTCGCGATGGCCGATCTCGGAGCGACCGCGGAAGCGGCCATGGTCACGGCCATCGAGCTCATCACGGCCGGGGAGGGGGAGGTGCTCGCCGCCGGCAGCGTCGAGGAGACGAGCCCGATGATCGAGCGGTGCCTCGGTCCGATCTGCTCGCAGGTCGTCAGCAGCGGTGTCCGCAGCGAGGGCGCTGCCGTGCTGCTCTTCGAGAGCGCCGCGCGGGCGCGTGAGCGAGGGGCACGCCCGGTGGCGACGGTGTCCTGGTGGAACTCCTGGCGGGGTGACGGCGTGGGGATGCTCGTGGGAGCGCCAGCGCCGGCGCGCCTCGGCGCTCCGGGAGAGAGCGCTCTGCGAGCGCAGGCCACCGTCCCGTCGCCGGCCGCCGTGTTCGTCGGACGGGAGGAGGAGCGCCTCGCCGCCTGCCTGCATGGCTCACCGTGGGCCGAGGTGCCGCGCACCCTGCTCGCGCCGCGCTCAGGCGATCACGAGGGCGCCGGCGGGTTCGCCGCCGCTGCGGCGGTCGCGGCGCTCGCCTGCCGCGACCTCGCGAGCGTGCTCGTCCTGGGCGGCGCACCCGACCGGGGATACGCCATCCTGCTGGTCGCTCCCGGCGACGCGTGA